The DNA region TGGGCTCGGCGCTGGCGGAGCGGTTTCTGGCGCACGGCTACCAGGTGGTTGGCTACGATCTCGACACCGAAAAGCGCAAGGCACTGGTCGAGCGGGGCGGCATTGGAGCGGGGAGCCCCGCGGCAGTCACGGAGCGGGTGGAGCGGCTCGTGCTCTCACTTCCCACAACCGAGGTGGTTTTAGACGTCCTAGGCGGAGCTTCCGGGATTCTCGCCGCGAGTTCGCTGCCCACAACTATCCTGGACACCACCACAGGCGACCCGAGCGAGACCGAGGCACTGGCGGCGGCACTGGCCACGCGGGGAATTGCCTACATGGACACGGCGATCTCCGGCTCCAGCAAACAGGTGCGTGGCGGCGAGGCGACCCTCCTCGTGGGGGGCACTCCCGCCGCCTACGCCGCCAGCGCCGACCTCCTTGCCTGTGTCACCGACCGTGTTTTCCACCTTGGTTCCGCCGGGAGTGGGAGCCGTGCGAAGCTGGCAACCAACCTGATTCTGGGACTCAACCGCGCCGCCCTCGCCGAGGGGCTGGTCTTTGCGGAGGCACTGGGGCTGGATCTCGCGGTATTTCTTGACGTGCTCAAAAACTCTCCGGCGTACTCCGTGGCGGTGGACATAAAAGGAGAAAAGATGCGCACGGGCGAATTTACCCCTGAGTCGAGGGTCCTACAGCACAAAAAAGATGTGGGGCTGATCCTGGCCGCCGCCCATGCTACGGGGCAGGAGCTACCCCTGAGCCAGGTGCACCACACACTCCTTACCGAGGCTGTGGAGGCAGGGGAGGGCGAGCTCGACAATGCGGTTATCATTGAGGCAATTCGGAGGAAACGACGATGAAAAAGCAAGCGATTTTGACACTGGCACTTCTCGGCATGCTCGTCGCGGGCGCGGCACTCCCCCAGCAGAAAGTGGACCGGGAGACAAAGGTCCGCGACGATAAGAAAAAGCTGGAGGCGAGCGGCTACTGGCACTACAACGACCTTCCCGCCGCGTTTGCGGAGGCGAGGGCCACGGGCAAGCCCATTGTCGTGGTGCTACGCTGCATCCCCTGCGAGGAGTGCGTGAAGCTCGACGACGACGTGATCGAGGCGAATGCGCAGATGAAGGCGCTCCTGGATAAGTTTGTGCGGGTGCGGCAGATCTCCACCAATGGCCTGGATCTCTCCCTCTTCCAGTACGACACCGATCAGAGCTTTGCGGTCTTTCTGCTCAACGCCGATGGGACGATCTACGGGCGCTACGGGACACGCTCGCACCGCACGGAGTGGCAGGGCGATGTCTCGGTGGAGGGGATGGCCAAGGCGCTCGAAGGGGCGCTGGCGCTCCACAAAGACTACCCGAAGAACAAGGCCAAGCTTGCCGCCAAACGCGGCCCCGCCCCGGAGTTTGCCAAGCCCGAGCTGTTTCCGTCGCTGCGGGCCAAGTACACGCCGTTCCTCAACTACGAAGGGAAGGTAGTGCCGAGCTGTATCCACTGCCACCAGATTAGCGATGCCCAGAAGGAGCTCGCGATCCAGCGCCACCAGCTCACCGACTCCGTGCTCTACCCCTACCCGCACCCCAAGTCCTTCGGCCTGATCCTCGACCCCAAAGAGCGCCCCACCGTGCTCAAGACCGCTCCCGGCAGCGATGCCCAAAAGGCGGGGCTCCTGCCCGGGGATGTGATTGCCACGCTCGACGGCCAGCCGCTGCTCTCCCTGGCAGACATGCAGTGGGTTCTCAATACCACGCCTGCCAGCGGGGCGAGCCTGACATTGGGGATCGTGCGGGCGGGCAAGCCCAAGACATTGACCCTGACCCTCCCCGATGGCTGGCGCAAGCGCGACGATATCTCGTGGCGGGTGAGTACCTGGGGGCTACGCCGGGCCGCGCTCGGCGGGATGAAGCTCGATCCCAACCCGGGAGGCCAGGGCCTGCTGGTGGCCAATGTTGGGCAGTACGCGCCGCACGACCTCGCCAAGAAAGCCGGCGTGCTCAAGGGGGATATCTTGGTGGGCTTCGATACCTTCACCAACCCCACCCGCGAGGTCGAGCTGATCGCCCACGCCCTCCAGGTCAAGCGTCCCGGCGACACGGTTCCCCTGACCCTGCTCCGCAACGGCCAGACCGTCAAGACCAGCTTTGTGCTGCCGTAACCCGCGCGAGCTGGAAGCTCCAGAGCCAGCGCATCGTCTCGACGGTCTCTGGCTTGGAGCACCACTCTAGCGGGACATGAAGGCACTGCTCCACGGAGAGCTTCCAGTCCGACTGGGCTAGCTCCCAGGAGTAGTCGGGCTGGGCGAAGGTGTCGAACCAGCGCCGCAGGACCGCGTCCTCATGGGCCGCGCGGGCGTCCTCAGGCCACCAGAGGATGAGAAAGTACGCCAGATCGTAGGCCGCGACTCCGTAGGTCAGCGACCAGTCAAAGGGCTGCCGGTCGAGAAAATAAACGGGCGACTCGGCAGCTTTTGGCGTGAGGATATTGGTGGAGTTGAGGTCGCCGTGGAGCAGGCTCATCCCGACCGGGTGACTCCAGCGCGCACGGAGGGCGGCTTCATGGGCACCAAAGCGCTCGGCAAAGGCGCGACCCGTTGCCTGCTCCAAGGGGACGACTCCCGGACGAATCTCCGCAAAGTAGCGCTCCCAGGTCGCGTTATCGGGGATAGGCTGCGCGCCCGTGTGGTGCCGGTGCAGCCGCCCCAGCGCCTCGGCGACGGCGAGGCCATATTCAAGCGTGGGAGGCGCATCGCGGCGGTTGTGGTGGGTCTCGGAGAGATCGTCGAGCAGGAGATGGTAGCCCACCGCCGGGTCGAACTGGGCATCGTAGCAGCGCACCAGAGGCGGGTCGGGGAGGGTGCGGTAGTCCTGGGTGTAGAACGCCACCTCGGAGGGCCCAAATGTCTCCCCCAGGCAGAGCTTGAGACGAAGCGATTTTTGCTCACCACTAGCGAGCGTGACGGTCAGTGGCACCTGGCTCGACCAGTTGCTCGACTCGGTTCGGGCGACAAAATCCACCACGGGCTCGTTGAGCACGGCGCTGAGCCAGCCAAGCGAGAGCTCGTCCGCACTTGTTATGACACGCAACTTCTCTTCTCCTTGGGGTTACTGTAGCATAGGGCCAACCAAAATTGGGATTGCGGGTATGCTCTAGAAAGTTACGAGGAGGAGGAAAGCGTCATGGATGTCGTTGTAGGAATCGTGATCGGGGTGATCGCCTGGATTCTGGTGCGCTGCGTGCTCACTGGGTTCTACACGGTCGATCAGAACCAGCGTGCGGTGAAGACGGTCTTCGGGCGGGCGCAGCGGGTGGGGGAGCTGACCACGCTCGACGATCCCATTGCGGAGTCGCTGACGGCGGACCAGCGTGAGCGCTACACCTACCCGCAGGTGCAGGTGATCCCGCCCGGCGGGCCGTACTTCAAGTGGCCCTGGGAGCAGATCCATAAGGTCTCGGTCGCGACGGAGACCGTCAACATGGCCTACGATCCCCAGAACCCATCGGCAAACCAGATGGGCACTCTGCTGGAGGCGGTGACCAAGGACCAGCTCAACACGGGGCTCACCGGGCAGATTCGCTTCCAGGTCTCGGAGCGCAACCTCTATGCCTATATCTTTGGGGTGACCAACCCGATCGCCCACGTGATGGGCTACTTTGTCTCGGTCTTGCGTGAGCGGATCGCGACCTTCGAGGCACCCGCGGCGGCCAACCACGACGAGACCCTCGACGCGGCATCGGTGGAGGGAATCTCCATCAACGACCTGCGCAAGAACCTGCGCGACCTCAATGAGCACATGGACCAGGAGTGCCAGTGCTCCGCAGCGCGCTACGGAATTACCCTGGACGCGTCCCTGATCACCGGGATCGACCCGCCCGCCGAGGTGGAGTCCGCGCTCGCGGCGATCAACACGGCCCACAACCATGTCTCGTCGGATATCAGCCTGGCCACCGCCGCCGCCGACCAGCGCATCGTGGAGTCCCGCCGCGCGGTCGAGATCGAGACACTCAAGGCCGAGGCCGAGGTCGAGCCCCTGCGACGGCTAGCCGCACAGCTCACCGAGCTCCAGGCAACGGGCAAGTCCGCGATGCTCGCCTATGTCCGCAATGCCAAGCTCGCGCTCTTTAGCAACGCTCGGCGGGTCATCACGGAGGTGAAGCCATGATCCTGGTCTACGCGATTGTAACCTTCTTTGTCCTCCTGATCGGGGGACCGATCCTGCTGGGCGTGGCGCGCCTGCTGGGAATCTATACGATTGTTCGCGAGCGCCGCTGCCATGTCTACATGCTCTTTGGGCAGGTTATCGGCACGATCGACGAGCCAGGGCTCTGCTTTCTCTGGCCGCGGCTGGGCTGGCGGGCGCTCCTGATCGCGGGCTTTGGCAAGTGCCACGTGATCGACCTGCGCCTCGACCAGGAGTACCTGCGGAGCGCGCCGGTCAACTCGGAAGAGGGGGCTCCGATGGGCATTGGGATCTGGTACGAGATGTACATCAGCGATCCTGTGGCCTATCTCTTCAAAAACTCCGACCCACGCGGCTCGCTGGCGGCCAATGTCAGCAACTCCACCGTGCGCTGTCTGAGCAACCTCCCACTGGCTCGGATGCTGATCGACCGGCATAGCATGAGCAAGACGGTCCGTGATGAGGTGACCCCCAAGTCCCACGAGTGGGGCTACAAGCTGGGCTCGATCTACATCCGCAAGGTCCACTTCCGCGACCCGGAGATGATCCGTCAGATTGAGAGCAAGGTGGTCAACCGCCTGCGCCAGGTCACCGCGGCGATCAAGCAGGACGGGATCAACCAGGTGAGCATCATCACCAGCACCGCCGAGCGTCAGGCCGCGGTCGAGTTTGGAAAGGCCGCCGCCGTGCGCCCCGCGATTGTCGGAAAGGCCATGGCTGAGATCAGCGCCGACCCCGAGATCGCCTCCGCGCTGTTCGAGCTCTTGGAGACCCAGCGCATTGTCGAGAGCGGTGCCAACCTCACCCTGATCCAGGGGCAGAGCACCGCCAACGACCTCATGACCGGCTTGCTCGCGTCAATCCCCGGCAACGAGTCGGCGGCGGCTCCCGCCAAACCGCCCGTCAAACGGTAGCCGGGCGGATCGCGTGGACGGTAAACGTCCCGCTATGGGGCGCGTTGCGCCGCCTCCTCGTTCCTCGTCGGTAGTTTGGTGCGGGATCTTGTCCCGGCATCAAATGTCATCGAGAAACCGAAGCTGGCTTCGGTACTCGCGGAGGGCGGGGAGGTCGAGGGAGGCGAGGAGGTGGGTCTCTTCACTCCCCGCATCGGCGAGAATCTCTCCGTGCCAGTCCACGAGCAGGCTGCGGCCGGGGAAGGTGAAGAAGGGGTCGGTGCCGCAGCGGTTTACCCCCAGAAAGTAGGCCTGGTTCTCGATCGCACGGGCCTGCAGGAGCCGAACCCAGTGGTGGGCACGCGCCGCGGGCCAGCTCGCGATCACGAGATAGAGCTCGGGGCGGCAGATTCCCGCGACACTGCGAAAGACCTCGGGGAAGCGCAGGTCGTAGCAGATAAAGGGCGCGACCGTCGTCTCACCCCAGCCAAAGACCGCCCACTGCGAGCCCGCTTGGTAGATCTCCCCCCCGACCCGAAAGGGCTTGAGCTTGCTGTAGCGGTGCAGGAGCTTGCCATCGGGGCCAAAGACCAGCGCTTGGTTGCGCTTGCCAATCGCCGCGCCCCCCACCAGCGTGATCTGCCAGCGCTTGGCGAGCTGCGCCAGAAACCGACTGGTCGGCCCCTTGTGTGGCTCGCTCGCCTCCGGGCTCATCGAGAATCCCGTCGCAAACATCTCCGAGAGCACGACCAGGGTGCCCGGCTCCGGGCTGGCCTCGGTGAGGAGCTGCTCCACCTTGGCGAAGTTCGCCTCGCGATCCTCCCAGGCGATATCGAACTGAAGGGCTAAGACTTTCATGATGGGTCCTCTTGGAGATCGTAGGCACCGCCGTGCTTGATGTGGTCGAACTGGTTGTCGGGGACGACCTTGATATTGGTGTGGAGCGCCTTGTTCTCAAAAAAGCTGCGGCTGCGCTCCGGAATCTCGATCCCGTCCCAGTCGGCAAACCAGCCGCACCAGTGGATCATCGCGATCATGGGGCGGGGCTGGTCGGTGCGGTTGGGCATCCCGGCGTGCCAGAGGCGAATATCCCGAAGGACGACCGAGCCGCGCTTGACGGTCGGCTGGATCGGGGGATGTTTCTCACGCCACGCCGCCAGGTGCTCATCGGCGACCCGCGCGGAGCCATCGCCGTGGAAGTAGTGCGTGTCCTTGTGGGTGCCTGGCCAGAGCTGAGTCGCCCCATTCTCCGGCCCCATGTCCACGACCGGGACATTGATGACGATTCCAAAGGTTGGGGTGGCGTGCTCCAGCCCCTGCCAGAGCTGCGCGACATCGGGGTGGACGGGCTGAAAATGCTCGCCGGGGAGCGCGGTGTTGCCGGAGTAGAAGTTGTTCTTGACACCGGGGCCTACAATCGCCTTGGTGACCTCGATAATCTTCGGGTTGAAGAGCACATCGTCGAAGAGATACGGCGCAAAGGGCGGCGGTGCTTGCTGGATATTGCCCTTGTTGAAGTTAAAGGGCACATCGGGCCGCTGGAGGATCGCCGCCACATCGGCGAGCATCTTCTCGCAGAGTGTGTCGCAGTGGGCGGGGTCGATCACCTCTTCCAGGACCACAAAGCCATCGCGGCGGAAGCTATCGAGGAGCGCTTGTAGTTTCATCGTGAGAGTTCTCCGAAGATCGCCTGTGCGAGGCGGGTGTGCGCCTCGGCCTCCAGGTGGACGCCATCATGGATACTGACCGAGACCACGCGGCCGGCATCGAGAAACTCCCAGCCATTGGCCTCAGCCACCTCGCGGTAGAGGGGCGCGAGCGCCTGGGAGAAGCTGATCGCGCGCTCGTCGGTGAACTCCACAAAGAACTTGATGGGCAGGCGTAGGGGCGGTGGGGCGACAAGGAGCACGCGCGCCCCCGCCTCGGCCCCGAGCTTGCCGATCTGCTCGACCGCATCCGCGGCGGCATCGGGCTTGTGGCGGAAGCGGGACTTGGCATCGTTGGTGCCCAGCATGACGATCAGCCAGTCAAAGGGCCGGTGCGTGTCCACGGCGAGGGGAAAGGTCTGCTTGCCATTGCGCAGCGGGATCAGGGGATCGTCGAAGCCCGTCGTCCGGTTGGAGACTCCCTCCTCGATCACCTTCCAGCCCTCCCCCAGCAGGCACTGCAAGACCCCCGTCCAGCGTGTCTGATCGTCGAAGCGTGTCAGGTCCCGTGGGCTCGCCCCCCAGGTGTTCGAGTCGCCGTAGCAGAGTAGCGTTTTCATATCGTACGAATGATAGCGCAAAAAAAGCGGCAAGGGCTTCTATGGTAGAATCCTGCTATCGAATCTAAGGAAATGCCAATGATACCGTTTTCCCGTTTGACCCGACGAAGTGCCGTCGCGATCGTGGTTGCTAGCGGACTGTGTGTGGGTAGTTTGTGCGCTTTTAGTCAGGCAAGTGTTTCTCTAACTACATCTGCGCAAGAATGGGAGGGTGTGGGTTCGGTTAAAGAGTTTGATCTGGTCACAAGTGATGTTGAAACTCTTAAAATTAATAAAGTTCGTGGCTCTGTGATGAATCTTGGTCGACTTGTGGTCTATAAGTCGAGAAACCCAGAGGCGGGTGGGATTCAGTTTCGTCTGGCGAGCCGCTACAATCTTTCACTGGTTGACCTTGAGTTTATTACGGTAGATGAAGAAGGTGTTGACTTAGAGAAGATCGATGCGGAGCGAGCCATTCTCGGCCTGAGGACAGTCATCCCAGACTTTAAGGTCGGTGCGGACCGTCCTGTTGCTTCCTCTGACCTGACCGGGGCACTTAAAGACAAGCCCGTGACCGATTTTATCGCGCTGTTTGAATCTAAAAAACTCGTTCTCTTGGTTCGTGAGGTGAGCTCGGGGCGGTATCTCTCCACGGTGACTCTCGTCAGCCGGCCACCGTCTACCGAGGGAATGCCTCAGAGTGGAAACTTTATTCCGCCGCCGCCGAAGAAGCCTCGCCCGGTGGACATTCCGCCTGTGGCTTCTATCCTGCCTTAAGTGATGAGCGATTCCGTCGGGGGGAGCTTTCAGACCCACTCTTTTCTCTTCTCGGATATCGAGGGGAGTACACGGCTCTTGGAGCAGTTTCCGGAGCCGATGCGCCAAGCCCTGCAAGAGCACGAGGCGCGGCTGAGGCGGGTCTTTGCCCAGTACCAGGGGGAGGTGTTTAAGACCCTCGGCGGTGCGTTTTGTGTGCGGTTTGACCAGCTCCAAGCCGCAGTGGGGGCGGCTCTGGACAGTCAGCAGTGCGTCAAGGGGCTGGCTGTGGTCGAGGGGGAGCCGCTTCAGGTACGGATGTCGGTCCATGCCGGGCTGGCGGAGGCACGCGACAACGACTACTTCGGGCCGGCGCTCAACCGTACCGCGCGGCAGCTTGGCGTGGCCCATGGCGAGCAGGTTCTCGTCTCTGAGGCCGCCGTGCGCCTGCTGGGGGAGGGCTTACCGGCGCACGCCTCCCTGAGGGACCTGGGAAAGCACCGCCTCAAGGACCTGGGGCCGGCGGAGACCATCTACCAGCTCTGCCACCCGGAGCTCGCCGATACGTTTCCCCCGTTGCTCTCGCTGGCCGCCGTGCCCAACAACCTTCCCCAGCCCGCCACGGATTTTGTGGGGCGTGCAAGCGCGCTCGCCGAGGTGCGGGAACAGCTTGGGCGGCACAGGCTGGTGACTCTGGTTGGTCCTGGAGGCATTGGAAAGACCCGACTGGCGCTTCAGGTCGCGGCGGAGGCCTTGGAGCAGCTCCCCGATGGCGCGTTTTTTCTCGACCTCGCCGCGCTCTCCGACCCGAGCCTCGTGCCCTCGCTGCTTGCCAAGACCCTGGAGCTTCCGGAGCAGTCCGGCAAGACGATCGAAGCGGCGCTCCACGAGTATCTCAAGCCACGGACACTCTTATTGCTCTGGGACAACGTGGAGCACCTGCTGGAGCCCTGTGCAACGTTGATCGGGCGGCTCCTTCAGGTCTGTCCCGGTCTCAAGGTCCTGACCACGAGCCGCGAGCTGCTTGGTGTCTTCGGGGAGCAGCTCTACCGGGTGCCGTCGTTTGGGGTGCAGGAGGCCACCGACTTCTTTGTCGCGCGTGCACGGCTCCACCAGAGCAGCTTTGTGGCGACGGGCGATTCTTTGGGGAGCATTCGTGGGATCTGTGCGCGTCTCGAAGGAATTCCACTTGCCTTGGAGCTCGCTGCGGCGCGTGTGCGCACCCTCTCGCCGCAGCAGATCGAGGCCCGGCTCGACGATGTCTTCCGCCTGCTGACCGGGAGCGGTCGTGAGACGCTTGCTCGTCAGCAGACCCTCCAGGCCCTGATCGACTGGAGCTACGACCTTCTGAGCGACGACGAGCGCCAGCTGCTGCGTCGCTTGAGCGTCTTTGCAGGGGGCTGGACTCTGGAGGCGGCGGAGGCGATCTGTGGGGGGAGCTCGCTTGACGCCGCGGAGGTTCTTGACCTGCTGACGGCCCTTGTCGAGAAGTCGCTGGTGATGGTGGACGAGGTCGGGGGGGTGTCGCGCTACCGCCTGTTGGAGGTGCTGCGGCAGTACAGCAACAAGCGCTTCCTCGCTGAGGAGCCTGTCGACCAAAAACAGGTGCTGGAGCGGGCCTACCAGAGCTGGTTTATGGAGCTCGCACGTCGGGCCGCGACTGCCTTGTACGGGCCCGACCAAGGTCACTGGATCAAGGTCCTGGAGGCCGATCACGATAACCTGCGCTCTGCCCAGGATATCGGCGGAGCGACGACGGTCGCTCTCACCGCCGATTTGGTGGGCTTCTGGTGGCTCCGTGGGTACATCACCGAGGGGCGGCAGCGGCTCCTGCGCGCACGAGAGCGCTACCCAGAGCTCCCCTCCGAGCTACAGGTCCGCTTACTCGCGGGGGCGGCGCTGTTTGCGGAGAAGCAGGGGGACTATCAGGAGGCCATTACGCTCCAAGAGTCCTGCCTGGCGCTGGCGCAGCAGCTCGGCAACAAGACCGAGGCCGCGCGTGCGCTGGTGAAGCTGGGGCAGCTTGTCGCGGCACAAGGCCAGCCTGAGCGTGCACACACCTACTACGAGGAAGGACTCCAGCTCTTCCGCGATGCCAACCAAGCACAAGGGGAGGCCTGGACCCTGAATATCCTGGGGATTCTTGCCTTCCAGCAGGGGGATCATGAGCGGGCGCACCACTACTACCAAGAGAGCCTCGCGCTACAGCGGCGCCTCGGAAACCCGGAGAACATCGCCGCTTGTCTCAACAACCTGGGGCTGCTGGCGCACCACCAAGGGTTTCTGGAGAAGGCACGCGCCCTCTACGAAGAGGTACTACAGATCCACACCGACCTGGGGGATCGCAACAATCTCGCCGCGACTCTCCACAACCTGGGCTCGGTGGCACGGCAGGGGGGAGAGCTGGCCCTGGCTCAGCAGCGCCTTCGTGAGGCACTGGCACTGGAAGAGGAGCTGGGGGAGCCGCGGGAGCGCGCCAGCACGCTGATCGAGCTCGGGGCCGCGGTCTACGGCGACGGCAACCCCACCGCTGCACGTCGCCTGCTTGCCGAGGGGAGTGCACTAGTTCGGCAGTACCAGCTCAAGGGGAGCGCGCCGGAGCTCCTGGAGCTCTGGGCACAGATCGCCCTCGACCGAGGACAACGCACGCAGGCAGCGACCCTCGTGCAGGCGGCCGAGGCGCTTCGTCAAGAGCTGGGCAAGCCCCGCTCCGTGTGGGCACAGCGTGAGTACGAGCGCCTCCAAGCGGCACTAGTCGGGGAGACAGCACACTCTGCGCAAGGCTGGGAGGCCCTACTCCAAGAGCAAGAGCAGCAGGCGCTACAGAACCCGTGAGAGGATCGCGAAGGTCTTTTCGTCGAGCTTCATCACATCGGGGATGTTGTAGCGGCTCCCGGTGCGGTCGGTGAGGAGGATGCGCCCTCCGCCCACTTCCTGGATCGAGTCCTTGAGGTTCTGAACGGAGAACTTGCGCTCGCCCTTGTCGGTCTCGACCTCGAAGTTGACCGTGTCGTACTCTTTCTTGACCTTAGTGACCTTGCGGATGGTCGGCACGAAGTAGCGCCGCTCTAGCTCTTCGTCGACGATCGCGCGCGAGCTCTCATCGAGGCCCTTGAGGGTCTCCAGCATCCCGATATCTTTATCCTTGGCATCGCGCAGGCCGATATACTGGTCCTGGAGCGAGAGCGGGAAGGCCCGTGCGATCTGGCAGATCAGGTAGGTCCGCTCGTAGCCGATCCGCGGGTCGGCGATCGTGGCGCGGACCGCACTTCCCCCCGTGCGAAAGAGAGTCACGGTCTTGGGGTCGAGGAAGATCAGGTCAAAATCGGTGTTTGCGTTGGGTTCCATCTAGTCCTCCAGAACCAGGTTCTCGGCCTTGAGCTTGTTGACTTCCATCTGCATCTCGACCAGCTTGCGGAAGATACCGTTGTCCTTCTCCATCAGCTCGGCGTGGGTGCCCATCTCGGCGACTCGGCCCTTCTCGATCACCACCAATCTATCGGCGTTTCTTAGGGTGCTGAGGCGGTGGGCGATGGCGAAGGTCGTGCGGCCGGCGATCAGGCGCTGGATGGCCTCTTGAATCTGCTTCTCGGTCTCGGTATCTACGGAGGCGGTGGCTTCGTCGAGGATCAGCACCTTCGGGTCGTGGAGAATGGCGCGGGCGATAGAGATGCGCTGGCGCTCGCCGCCGGAGAGGCGTGCGCCGCGCTCCCCGACCAGGGAGTCGTAGCCATCGGGGAAGCGCAGGATGAAGTCGTGGGCATTGGCGGCCTTGGCGGCGCGCATGATCTGCTCACGGGTGGCATCGGCCTTGCCGTAGGCGATATTCTCGGCGATTGTCCCAGGGAAGAGGAACGGCTCCTGTAAGACCACGCCCATCTGGCTTCTTAGGTCCTGGAGCTTTACCTTCTTCATCTCGATGCCATCGATTAGGATGCGGCCCTCGCTGGGATCGTAGAAGCGGGAGATCAGGTTGATGATGGTGGACTTGCCCGCGCCGGAGTGCCCGACCAGCCCGATCATCTCGCCCGGCATGACATGCAGATCGACATTCTCCAGCACGCGGCGCGCCTTGTCGTAGCCAAAGCTGACATTCTCAAAGACCAGCTCGCCCTTCATGTTGGGCAGGGGCACGGAGTCGTTGGTGTCGGCGACATCGGGCTGGGTGTCCATCACCTCGAAGACACGCTCGGCGCTGGTGAGCACGCGGCCCAGCCAGTCGGCGATTCGGGTCATGCCCTGGAGCGGGCCGTAGAGCTGCCCCAGGTAGTAGAAGAACATGTTGAGGGTGCCAAAGGTGATCTGGCCCGCGATCACCTGCTTGCCCCCGACATACCAGACAATAAAGCCGCCGCTGGTCATGAGAAAGCCCAGGATCGGCAAGAGAGTCGCCCACCAGTTCTCCAGGTCGAGGTTGGCATTGTAGAGCGCGCCCACTTTATCGTGGAAGCGCTTCATCTCGCGGTCCTCTTGGGCGAAGGCCTTCACGACGCGGGTTCCGTTGAGCGCGACCGCGATACTGGCGGTCATCGACGAGCGCAGGTTCCAGAGCTTCTCCAGGCGGCCCCAGAGGAACTTCCAGATCTTGGTGGTCCCTAAAATCACCAGTGGCACGGGGATCAGCACCAGGCACGCCAGCCACCAGTTCTGGGAGAAGACAATCACCAGGGTGCCGATCAGCATGAGCCCATTGACCACGAGCATCTGGAGACCATCGACCAGGAAGTTATTGAGCTCGTTGACATCGGAGGTGACCCGGTTGAGGAGGGCGCCGGACTGCCGCTTGTCGTAGTACGAGAGCCCGAGCTTCTGGAGGGTGGCGTAGGTCTCGGTGCGGATCTGCTTGGTCATGGTCAGCGAGAGGTACGCCGTCAGCCGCGCACGCACGATCCCCAGCACAAGGCCCAAGACCGTCGCACCGATCATCACCGCCACCCAGTAGATCAGCCCCGCAGTTCGCACGCTCTCGGCGATCTGCTCACGCGGCATCAGGACATCGTCGGTGAGGTTCTTGACAATAATCCCCGGCAGGAGCTGGAGGCCCGTGCCCCCGATCATCAGGATGGTCACCAGGATCGCCTGCCACTTGTAGCCCTTGGCGTAGCCCAGGAGCCGTGTAAACGTGGCGCGCTTGTCGAAACAGAAGCGGCAGACATCGCTATCTTTCGGAAGCGCACGGCTACACTTAGGGCAGAGCTTCTCCACTTCCTCAAGCTCGGCATCGGGGAGGTCGCGGCCCTTGGCGATCGCCTCCATGACACGGGCAACCCCGGCCATGCGCCCCCCCAGCGGCGTGGTGTAGCGTGCCAGCTCGATCACATCCGAGCCCTTCTGCACGGTCAGCGCCCCACCGCCCACGAGAGACTCGGTCTTGGCGCCCTTGATCTCGCTCACAGGGATCATGAGATCGAGGTGGGCCGTGGAGCCATCGGGAGAGAAGACACGGATCGCGTCGGCATCCATGGTCACCCACCGCTCTCCGATCACGCCGCTGGTGTTGATATCCGCCTTGACCGCAAGAGTGAGGGGATCTGTTCCGTGGCCGTTCCGCTGGGCCTTGAGCGCCGCCTCAACCGAGGCGGGAAGCTCTTCGAGCAT from Armatimonas rosea includes:
- a CDS encoding phytanoyl-CoA dioxygenase family protein, coding for MKLQALLDSFRRDGFVVLEEVIDPAHCDTLCEKMLADVAAILQRPDVPFNFNKGNIQQAPPPFAPYLFDDVLFNPKIIEVTKAIVGPGVKNNFYSGNTALPGEHFQPVHPDVAQLWQGLEHATPTFGIVINVPVVDMGPENGATQLWPGTHKDTHYFHGDGSARVADEHLAAWREKHPPIQPTVKRGSVVLRDIRLWHAGMPNRTDQPRPMIAMIHWCGWFADWDGIEIPERSRSFFENKALHTNIKVVPDNQFDHIKHGGAYDLQEDPS
- a CDS encoding GDSL-type esterase/lipase family protein — encoded protein: MKTLLCYGDSNTWGASPRDLTRFDDQTRWTGVLQCLLGEGWKVIEEGVSNRTTGFDDPLIPLRNGKQTFPLAVDTHRPFDWLIVMLGTNDAKSRFRHKPDAAADAVEQIGKLGAEAGARVLLVAPPPLRLPIKFFVEFTDERAISFSQALAPLYREVAEANGWEFLDAGRVVSVSIHDGVHLEAEAHTRLAQAIFGELSR
- a CDS encoding tetratricopeptide repeat protein → MSDSVGGSFQTHSFLFSDIEGSTRLLEQFPEPMRQALQEHEARLRRVFAQYQGEVFKTLGGAFCVRFDQLQAAVGAALDSQQCVKGLAVVEGEPLQVRMSVHAGLAEARDNDYFGPALNRTARQLGVAHGEQVLVSEAAVRLLGEGLPAHASLRDLGKHRLKDLGPAETIYQLCHPELADTFPPLLSLAAVPNNLPQPATDFVGRASALAEVREQLGRHRLVTLVGPGGIGKTRLALQVAAEALEQLPDGAFFLDLAALSDPSLVPSLLAKTLELPEQSGKTIEAALHEYLKPRTLLLLWDNVEHLLEPCATLIGRLLQVCPGLKVLTTSRELLGVFGEQLYRVPSFGVQEATDFFVARARLHQSSFVATGDSLGSIRGICARLEGIPLALELAAARVRTLSPQQIEARLDDVFRLLTGSGRETLARQQTLQALIDWSYDLLSDDERQLLRRLSVFAGGWTLEAAEAICGGSSLDAAEVLDLLTALVEKSLVMVDEVGGVSRYRLLEVLRQYSNKRFLAEEPVDQKQVLERAYQSWFMELARRAATALYGPDQGHWIKVLEADHDNLRSAQDIGGATTVALTADLVGFWWLRGYITEGRQRLLRARERYPELPSELQVRLLAGAALFAEKQGDYQEAITLQESCLALAQQLGNKTEAARALVKLGQLVAAQGQPERAHTYYEEGLQLFRDANQAQGEAWTLNILGILAFQQGDHERAHHYYQESLALQRRLGNPENIAACLNNLGLLAHHQGFLEKARALYEEVLQIHTDLGDRNNLAATLHNLGSVARQGGELALAQQRLREALALEEELGEPRERASTLIELGAAVYGDGNPTAARRLLAEGSALVRQYQLKGSAPELLELWAQIALDRGQRTQAATLVQAAEALRQELGKPRSVWAQREYERLQAALVGETAHSAQGWEALLQEQEQQALQNP
- a CDS encoding DUF1854 domain-containing protein; this translates as MEPNANTDFDLIFLDPKTVTLFRTGGSAVRATIADPRIGYERTYLICQIARAFPLSLQDQYIGLRDAKDKDIGMLETLKGLDESSRAIVDEELERRYFVPTIRKVTKVKKEYDTVNFEVETDKGERKFSVQNLKDSIQEVGGGRILLTDRTGSRYNIPDVMKLDEKTFAILSRVL